One Frankia alni ACN14a DNA window includes the following coding sequences:
- a CDS encoding NAD(P)/FAD-dependent oxidoreductase, giving the protein MLIVGAGPAGLYGAYYAGFRGMSVALMDSLPEAGGQVTAMYPEKVIYDVAGFPAIRGRELVDALVTQAAQFDPTYLLDQQAAELAHEPDAVVVTSSQGHRVRARVVVITGGLGTFTPRPLPTGTGHLGRGLVYFVPKLDVYADQDVIVVGGGDSAFDWALALEPIARSVTLVHRRDRFRAHAATIERVEASRVEILTFSEVAAIHGEDRIEKVELVQTRTGDRHVRPAQAVVAALGFTADLGPLTRWGLTMARRHIAVDSTMFTGVDRVFAAGDITEYPGKVRLIATGFGEVATAVNNAAPVVDPAAKVFPGHSSGDSTAS; this is encoded by the coding sequence ATGCTGATCGTCGGCGCCGGCCCCGCAGGGCTCTACGGCGCCTACTACGCGGGGTTCCGGGGCATGTCGGTCGCGCTGATGGACTCGTTGCCCGAGGCGGGCGGCCAGGTCACCGCGATGTACCCGGAGAAGGTCATCTACGACGTGGCCGGCTTCCCGGCCATCCGCGGCCGCGAGCTGGTCGACGCCCTCGTCACCCAGGCGGCCCAGTTCGACCCGACCTACCTGCTCGACCAGCAGGCCGCCGAGCTCGCCCACGAACCGGACGCGGTCGTGGTCACCAGTAGTCAGGGCCACCGGGTCCGCGCCAGGGTGGTCGTGATCACCGGTGGGCTCGGCACGTTCACCCCGCGGCCGCTGCCGACCGGGACCGGCCATCTCGGCCGCGGCCTGGTCTACTTCGTGCCGAAGCTGGACGTCTACGCCGACCAGGACGTCATCGTGGTCGGCGGGGGGGACAGCGCCTTCGACTGGGCACTCGCCCTGGAGCCGATCGCCCGCTCGGTCACGCTGGTGCACCGCCGCGACCGGTTCCGCGCGCACGCGGCGACGATCGAGCGGGTCGAGGCGTCGCGCGTGGAGATCCTCACCTTCTCCGAGGTCGCCGCCATCCACGGCGAGGACCGGATCGAGAAGGTCGAGCTGGTGCAGACCCGCACCGGGGACCGGCACGTCCGCCCGGCGCAGGCCGTGGTCGCCGCGCTCGGCTTCACCGCCGATCTCGGGCCGCTGACCCGCTGGGGGCTCACCATGGCCCGTCGCCACATCGCGGTCGACTCGACGATGTTCACGGGCGTCGACCGTGTCTTCGCGGCCGGGGACATCACCGAGTACCCCGGCAAGGTCCGCCTGATCGCCACCGGTTTCGGCGAGGTCGCGACCGCCGTCAACAACGCCGCTCCGGTCGTCGACCCCGCGGCGAAGGTGTTCCCGGGGCACAGCTCCGGCGACAGCACCGCCTCCTGA
- a CDS encoding serine/threonine-protein kinase has translation MADRSTGRDAPGGTRGEALYPDDPTVIGAYRVLRRLGSGGMGTVYLARDTAGAPVAIKVIRSELAADPEFRDRFRDEVAAARRVAPFCTAQVLDADPAARRPYLVTEYIDGVRLDDVVARSGPLPMSTLQGVAIGVASALTAIHKAGIVHRDLKPSNVMLSFSGPRVIDFGIARALDAAQGRTQTGLVLGSVGWMAPEQMEGSPIGPAVDVFAWGLLIAYAAVGAHPYGEGTYLAMSEKIQTGRPDLRDVPAQLQPVVRAALARDPRDRPSAERLLLTLLGEEAPPGGDARVAATAVLDDTWPRGRSAAAAAVGAVGAAGIAAAAGAAAGADAFRTRRYDDSAAADRSRGPDVDSAAPGARRADAARAARTRVADAGELHGSREAGAPPVGERWWDEPADLPPPAGPPVPPPALAGLGVEDRAPGARAGAAEDAGRAGGAGFDAAGGGGAGFGGAGGQGAPGRRRRRAGFVQYEDEQPSAPPAAPGAAARDRRAEPVPPADDRRSPPSRYPPAAPYSPAAPYPPAAQSPSAAPRQADRPYPPPQQQPQPYPQAQPYPQARPDQRPRLDQRAQPYPQAQPYPQAQPYPQAQPYPQAQPYPQAQPYPPARPEGRRAEGRRAADRGDAARPQPAPRPVAERPRERAPEPQGLPAPRRPRRRFRLRIPFKRTIVFVLVVLLLLSAADQIASMVDEQRSRLWDKVATSVRNGVGDQVDSLWNQAKDTFGGSSGGPG, from the coding sequence GTGGCGGATCGATCGACGGGCCGGGACGCGCCGGGCGGCACCCGGGGTGAGGCGCTGTACCCGGACGACCCCACCGTGATCGGCGCCTACCGGGTCCTGCGCCGGCTCGGCTCGGGCGGCATGGGCACGGTGTACCTCGCCCGGGACACCGCGGGAGCCCCCGTCGCGATCAAGGTGATCCGCTCGGAGCTGGCCGCCGACCCCGAGTTCCGCGACCGGTTCCGGGACGAGGTCGCCGCGGCACGCCGGGTCGCCCCGTTCTGCACCGCGCAGGTCCTCGACGCCGACCCCGCCGCTCGCCGCCCCTACCTGGTCACGGAGTACATCGACGGCGTCCGCCTCGATGACGTCGTCGCCCGGTCCGGGCCGTTGCCGATGTCGACCCTGCAGGGCGTGGCGATCGGCGTGGCCAGCGCGCTGACCGCGATCCACAAGGCCGGCATCGTCCACCGCGACCTCAAGCCGAGCAACGTCATGCTGTCGTTCTCCGGCCCCCGGGTCATCGACTTCGGGATCGCCCGGGCGCTCGACGCGGCGCAGGGACGGACCCAGACCGGCCTCGTCCTCGGCTCGGTCGGCTGGATGGCCCCCGAGCAGATGGAGGGCTCGCCGATCGGCCCGGCGGTCGACGTCTTCGCCTGGGGCCTGCTCATCGCCTACGCCGCCGTCGGCGCCCACCCCTACGGAGAGGGCACCTACCTGGCGATGTCGGAGAAGATCCAGACGGGTCGGCCCGACCTGCGGGACGTGCCGGCGCAGCTCCAGCCCGTCGTCCGCGCCGCGCTCGCCCGCGACCCGCGGGACCGCCCGTCGGCCGAACGTCTGCTGCTGACCCTGCTCGGGGAGGAGGCGCCGCCCGGCGGGGACGCCCGGGTCGCGGCCACCGCCGTCCTCGACGACACGTGGCCGCGGGGCCGCAGCGCCGCCGCCGCCGCGGTTGGAGCGGTTGGAGCGGCCGGGATAGCCGCGGCCGCGGGTGCCGCGGCGGGCGCGGACGCCTTCCGGACGAGGCGCTATGACGACTCGGCGGCCGCCGACCGCTCGAGGGGACCCGACGTCGACTCCGCCGCGCCCGGCGCCCGACGCGCCGACGCGGCCAGGGCGGCGCGAACCCGCGTCGCCGACGCCGGCGAGCTGCACGGCTCGCGGGAGGCCGGTGCCCCGCCGGTGGGGGAACGCTGGTGGGACGAGCCGGCCGATCTTCCGCCGCCGGCCGGGCCGCCCGTGCCGCCGCCGGCCCTGGCCGGTCTCGGCGTCGAGGACCGCGCCCCGGGTGCCCGCGCCGGAGCCGCCGAGGATGCCGGCCGCGCCGGCGGCGCCGGTTTCGATGCCGCCGGCGGCGGTGGCGCCGGCTTCGGTGGTGCCGGCGGGCAGGGGGCGCCGGGGCGCCGGCGGCGGCGCGCCGGATTCGTCCAGTACGAGGATGAGCAGCCCTCCGCCCCGCCCGCCGCGCCCGGAGCGGCCGCCCGCGACCGCCGCGCCGAGCCGGTGCCGCCCGCGGACGACCGCCGCTCGCCCCCGTCGCGCTACCCGCCTGCGGCTCCGTACTCGCCCGCGGCTCCGTATCCGCCTGCCGCACAGTCCCCGTCCGCGGCACCTCGCCAGGCGGACCGCCCGTACCCGCCGCCTCAGCAGCAGCCACAGCCGTATCCGCAGGCTCAGCCCTACCCCCAGGCCCGGCCCGACCAGCGGCCCCGGCTCGACCAACGAGCCCAGCCATACCCGCAGGCCCAGCCGTACCCGCAGGCCCAGCCGTACCCGCAGGCCCAGCCGTACCCGCAGGCCCAGCCATACCCGCAGGCCCAGCCGTACCCGCCGGCTCGTCCCGAGGGGCGGCGCGCCGAGGGGCGGCGGGCGGCCGACCGCGGCGATGCTGCGCGCCCGCAACCGGCGCCACGCCCGGTCGCCGAGCGTCCCCGGGAGCGGGCGCCGGAACCCCAGGGACTCCCGGCGCCGCGCCGCCCGCGCCGACGGTTCCGGCTGCGGATCCCTTTCAAGCGGACGATCGTGTTCGTTCTGGTCGTCCTGCTCCTGCTCTCCGCGGCCGACCAGATCGCGTCCATGGTCGACGAGCAGCGCAGCCGGCTGTGGGACAAGGTGGCCACCTCGGTCAGGAACGGCGTGGGCGACCAGGTGGACAGTCTGTGGAACCAGGCAAAGGACACCTTCGGCGGTTCCTCGGGCGGTCCGGGGTGA
- a CDS encoding sirohydrochlorin chelatase has product MRGLLVIGHGSRRDEANATVRELARRLATEPRQDGDGCAGRPPTMQPSPAGPRPWGAVEAAFLEVSRPDIGEGYDTLADAGCTEIVVYPFFLFGGNHTRRDLPAALEEARGRHPTTRWILSEPLGLHTCVVEAVRARLDDTLRALVDAADHPTG; this is encoded by the coding sequence ATGCGCGGTCTTCTGGTTATCGGCCACGGTTCACGACGGGACGAGGCGAACGCCACGGTCCGGGAGTTGGCCCGCCGCCTGGCGACCGAGCCCCGCCAGGACGGCGACGGCTGCGCGGGGCGCCCGCCGACCATGCAGCCGTCGCCGGCCGGGCCGCGGCCGTGGGGGGCCGTCGAGGCGGCGTTCCTCGAGGTCAGTCGGCCCGACATCGGCGAGGGCTATGACACGCTCGCGGACGCGGGCTGCACCGAGATCGTTGTCTACCCGTTCTTCCTCTTCGGCGGCAACCACACCCGCCGCGACCTCCCCGCGGCGCTGGAGGAGGCGCGCGGACGGCACCCGACGACCCGCTGGATCCTCTCCGAGCCCCTCGGCCTGCACACCTGCGTCGTCGAGGCCGTGCGGGCGCGGCTCGACGACACGCTGCGCGCACTCGTCGACGCCGCCGACCACCCCACCGGCTGA
- the add gene encoding adenosine deaminase, which produces MSELAGSSAVVGPPGGSSPSGPKIELHVHLEGTVRPATLLEMARRNEEALPSRTVEGLAELYRFRDFNHFIQVWVMTTHVMRTEADFRQVVVDYAAEAAAHGAVYVEGIFSPWFRVQRGVRVEEIFHGYADGAIEARERFGVEVRLTPDIDRVLPVEAATEVARWAARFAERGVVGLGLGGPEIGHPPEPFAPAFALAADAGLAAVPHAGETDGPASIQGALDALGARRIRHGIRAIEDPALLRRLVDTGTVLDVCPVSNLRTRSVVRLGDHPLAALHAAGVACSLATDDPAMFGTDLGTEYAVAAGLGARARDLYAAGVAGALCDEATRDRLRRLGAATDWDAAEQAARAAAPAALARFDAELLDGGSTAGRSAGGGSAAGGGAAAGPTARGLAAGGPAGG; this is translated from the coding sequence ATGAGCGAGCTTGCCGGGTCCTCGGCCGTGGTCGGACCGCCGGGGGGATCGTCGCCGAGCGGGCCGAAGATCGAGCTGCATGTCCATCTGGAGGGGACGGTCCGGCCGGCGACGCTGCTGGAGATGGCGCGGCGTAACGAGGAGGCGCTGCCGTCGCGGACGGTCGAGGGCCTCGCGGAGTTGTACCGGTTCCGCGACTTCAACCACTTCATCCAGGTCTGGGTCATGACGACGCACGTGATGCGGACCGAGGCCGACTTCCGCCAGGTCGTCGTCGACTACGCCGCCGAGGCGGCCGCGCACGGCGCCGTCTACGTGGAGGGCATCTTCTCGCCGTGGTTCCGCGTGCAGCGCGGTGTCCGGGTCGAGGAGATCTTCCACGGCTACGCCGACGGGGCGATCGAGGCCCGGGAGCGGTTCGGTGTCGAGGTGCGGCTGACCCCGGACATCGACCGGGTGCTGCCCGTCGAGGCGGCGACCGAGGTGGCCCGCTGGGCGGCGCGCTTCGCCGAGCGGGGCGTCGTCGGCCTCGGGCTCGGCGGTCCCGAGATCGGCCATCCGCCGGAGCCGTTCGCGCCCGCGTTCGCCCTGGCCGCGGACGCCGGGCTCGCCGCGGTGCCGCATGCGGGGGAGACCGACGGCCCGGCGTCGATCCAGGGCGCGCTCGACGCGCTTGGCGCCCGGCGGATCCGCCACGGCATCCGCGCGATCGAGGACCCGGCGCTGCTGCGCCGCCTGGTCGACACGGGGACCGTGCTGGACGTCTGCCCCGTGTCGAACCTGCGCACCCGCTCGGTGGTCCGCCTGGGCGACCATCCGCTTGCCGCGTTGCACGCGGCCGGCGTGGCCTGTTCACTGGCCACCGACGACCCGGCGATGTTCGGCACCGACCTCGGCACCGAGTACGCCGTCGCCGCCGGGCTCGGCGCCCGGGCCCGTGACCTGTACGCGGCCGGCGTCGCCGGGGCGCTGTGCGACGAGGCGACCCGCGACCGGCTGCGCCGCCTCGGTGCGGCCACCGACTGGGACGCCGCCGAGCAGGCGGCCCGCGCCGCGGCCCCGGCGGCCCTCGCCCGCTTCGACGCCGAGCTGCTCGACGGCGGGTCCACCGCCGGTAGGTCTGCGGGCGGGGGATCTGCGGCCGGGGGAGGCGCGGCGGCGGGACCGACGGCCAGGGGCCTCGCGGCCGGTGGACCGGCCGGTGGCTGA
- a CDS encoding demethylmenaquinone methyltransferase yields MGRAGLDKRPQEVAAMFDGVAGRYDLTNAVLSGGLDRTWRRATAAFLDLRPGLRVLDLAAGTATSSRAFAEAGADVVACDFSLGMLRAGQRRLAEKPLPASPTFSATGAPASGAPGSVAAGSVAAGSGAADPGAADPGAADPGAADLGAADSGVGRVVLAGGDGLHLPFPDAAFDRTTISFGLRNVADTVRCLTELRRVTRPGGSLVVCEFSRPVWGPWRTVYLEYLMRALPKVARTVSSSPDSYVYLAESIRAWPAQAELADLLREAGWSRVTWRNLTGGVVALHRGHAPD; encoded by the coding sequence GTGGGTAGGGCCGGGCTGGACAAGCGACCGCAGGAGGTCGCGGCGATGTTCGACGGGGTGGCCGGGCGCTACGACCTGACCAACGCCGTGCTCTCCGGCGGCCTCGACCGGACCTGGCGGCGCGCCACCGCCGCCTTCCTCGATCTGCGCCCGGGCCTGCGGGTCCTCGACCTCGCCGCCGGCACGGCCACGTCCTCGCGGGCCTTCGCCGAGGCCGGCGCGGACGTCGTCGCCTGCGACTTCTCCCTGGGCATGCTGCGCGCCGGCCAGCGTCGTCTCGCCGAGAAGCCGCTGCCCGCCAGCCCGACCTTCTCGGCCACCGGAGCCCCGGCCTCGGGCGCCCCGGGTTCGGTTGCAGCAGGTTCGGTTGCCGCGGGTTCAGGCGCCGCGGACCCGGGCGCCGCGGACCCGGGCGCCGCGGACCCGGGCGCCGCGGATCTGGGGGCGGCGGACTCGGGTGTGGGACGGGTGGTGCTGGCTGGCGGGGACGGGCTGCACCTGCCGTTCCCCGACGCCGCGTTCGACCGCACGACGATCTCGTTCGGGCTGCGCAACGTGGCCGACACCGTGCGCTGCCTTACCGAGCTGCGCCGGGTCACCCGGCCCGGCGGCTCGCTCGTCGTCTGCGAGTTCTCCCGCCCGGTGTGGGGCCCCTGGCGGACCGTCTACCTGGAGTACCTGATGCGGGCGTTGCCGAAGGTCGCCCGCACGGTCAGCAGCAGCCCGGACTCCTACGTCTACCTGGCCGAGTCGATCCGGGCGTGGCCGGCCCAGGCCGAGCTCGCCGACCTGCTGCGCGAGGCCGGCTGGTCCCGCGTCACCTGGCGCAACCTCACCGGCGGCGTCGTCGCCCTCCACCGCGGCCACGCCCCCGACTGA
- a CDS encoding geranylgeranyl reductase family protein, with protein MATTRTDGVGGGSTTDADVIVVGAGPGGSSAAYHLASTGLDVLLVEKTTFPREKVCGDGLTPRAVRSLVEMGIDTSPAAGWARNKGLRIVGGGVRMELPWPDLASWPDYGLVRPRLDFDDLLARHAVKAGARLQEGTAVTGPLLDERTGRVVGVLARTGPDREPVTYRAPLVIAADGNSARIALALGIRRREDRPLGVAVRRYYRSPLTHDDHLESHLELWEGRPRESRLLPGYGWIFGVGDGTSNVGLGLLNTTDAFQNTNYTDLLRRWLAALPPEWGFTEDNAIGPVRGSALPMGFNRTPHYRDGVLLVGDSGGMVNPFNGEGIAYALESGRYAAEVAVQALARAEGPARERALGHYPAMIRAQYGGYYTLGRYFVQLIGNPTIMALGTKYGLPRPTLMRFVLKIMANLTDPRGGDAMDRLINAMTRLAPAA; from the coding sequence ATGGCGACGACAAGGACTGACGGCGTGGGCGGCGGGTCGACAACCGACGCCGACGTCATCGTGGTCGGCGCCGGCCCCGGTGGTTCGTCGGCCGCCTACCACCTCGCCAGCACCGGGCTCGACGTCCTGTTGGTCGAGAAGACGACCTTCCCGCGGGAGAAGGTCTGCGGCGACGGGCTGACCCCGCGCGCCGTGCGCAGCCTCGTCGAGATGGGCATCGACACCTCGCCCGCCGCCGGCTGGGCCCGCAACAAGGGGCTGCGCATCGTCGGCGGCGGCGTGCGGATGGAGCTGCCCTGGCCGGACCTGGCGAGCTGGCCCGACTACGGCCTCGTGCGCCCCCGGCTGGACTTCGACGACCTGCTCGCCAGGCACGCGGTGAAGGCCGGCGCCCGGCTGCAGGAGGGCACGGCCGTGACCGGGCCGCTGCTCGACGAGCGCACCGGCCGGGTCGTCGGGGTCCTGGCGCGCACCGGGCCCGACCGGGAGCCGGTGACCTACCGTGCGCCGCTGGTCATCGCCGCGGACGGCAACAGTGCCCGGATCGCGCTGGCGCTCGGCATCCGCCGCCGGGAGGACCGGCCGCTCGGCGTCGCCGTCCGCCGGTACTACCGCAGCCCCCTGACCCACGACGACCACCTCGAGTCCCACCTCGAGCTGTGGGAGGGCCGCCCGCGCGAGAGCCGGCTGCTGCCCGGCTACGGCTGGATCTTCGGCGTCGGCGACGGCACCAGCAACGTCGGTCTCGGCCTGCTGAACACCACCGACGCCTTCCAGAACACCAACTACACCGATCTGTTGCGTCGCTGGCTCGCGGCGCTGCCGCCGGAGTGGGGCTTCACCGAGGACAATGCGATCGGCCCGGTGCGCGGCAGCGCCCTGCCGATGGGCTTCAACCGCACCCCGCACTACCGCGACGGGGTGCTGCTCGTCGGCGACTCCGGCGGCATGGTCAACCCGTTCAACGGCGAGGGCATCGCCTACGCGCTGGAGTCCGGCCGGTACGCGGCCGAGGTCGCCGTGCAGGCGCTCGCCCGCGCCGAGGGGCCCGCCCGGGAACGCGCCCTCGGTCACTATCCGGCGATGATCCGCGCCCAGTACGGCGGGTATTACACGCTCGGGCGGTACTTCGTCCAGCTCATCGGGAATCCGACCATCATGGCGCTCGGCACGAAGTACGGGCTGCCGCGGCCGACCCTCATGCGTTTTGTCCTGAAGATCATGGCGAATCTCACCGACCCCCGGGGAGGGGATGCGATGGACCGACTGATCAATGCCATGACCCGGCTCGCTCCCGCGGCCTGA
- a CDS encoding dienelactone hydrolase family protein, with product MTEETVVLPTADGPAPAMLAEPDGPVRGGVVVLHEAFGLTEHVQGLCARFARTGWRAIAPDLFHRVGSPVFDYDDIASAVKVVEDLDGTDLLDDVDAALAVLAEEGTALDRCAVVGFCLGGNIAFQAAVARPFGAAVTFYGGGIRTRRFGEPSLLEIAGRLQAPWLGLYGDQDPSIPVEDVEALRAAAAEAPVPTEIIRYSEAGHGFHNDARPASHHPTSARDAWSRTLTWFDSHLPG from the coding sequence ATGACCGAAGAGACCGTCGTCCTCCCCACCGCCGACGGACCTGCCCCGGCGATGCTCGCCGAACCCGACGGTCCCGTGCGCGGCGGCGTCGTCGTCCTGCATGAGGCGTTCGGCCTCACCGAGCACGTGCAGGGACTCTGTGCCCGCTTCGCCCGCACCGGGTGGCGGGCGATCGCGCCCGACCTGTTCCACCGCGTCGGCTCGCCGGTGTTCGACTACGACGACATCGCCTCGGCGGTGAAGGTGGTCGAGGACCTCGACGGCACGGACCTGCTCGACGACGTCGACGCCGCCCTCGCCGTCCTCGCCGAGGAGGGGACGGCATTGGACCGCTGCGCCGTCGTCGGCTTCTGCCTCGGCGGGAACATCGCCTTCCAGGCCGCGGTCGCCCGCCCGTTCGGTGCCGCGGTCACGTTCTACGGCGGCGGGATCCGCACCCGGCGCTTCGGCGAGCCGAGCCTGCTGGAGATCGCCGGGCGGCTGCAGGCACCGTGGCTCGGCCTGTACGGCGACCAGGATCCGAGCATCCCCGTCGAGGACGTCGAGGCGCTGCGGGCCGCGGCGGCCGAGGCTCCCGTGCCCACCGAGATCATCCGCTATTCCGAGGCCGGGCACGGCTTCCACAACGACGCCCGCCCCGCGTCCCACCATCCGACATCCGCCCGCGACGCCTGGTCGCGCACCCTGACCTGGTTCGACTCCCACCTGCCCGGCTGA
- the cobA gene encoding uroporphyrinogen-III C-methyltransferase — MHAVTDGQIAGEVWLVGAGPGDPGLLTVRGRELLATADVVVVDRLAAAVLLDAAPPDAEIIHVGKSPTARSWAQEKINAVLVDRARAGARVVRLKGGDPYVLGRGGEEAQACAEAGVACTVVPGITSALAVPALAGIPVTHRDLAQELAVVSGHLPPGHPDSTVDWAGLAASRATIVILMGVARLMDIADALLAGGRPEVTPVAVIERGATPAQRVLRTTLDALAIDAIAAGVRSPAVIVVGEVAARNDAPAVGAAPLAGVRVLVARTRPRPGLLARRLRQLGADAVETVVAHPAPPDDAGAALLAALPGAAGLVLADPDEVAAVVALLRRAGTDVRALAGLTLVAARPDVTDALDALGLAATTLDQLGQADRTDAGAGDAGRVARAAGAGPAAAGRRPAPGPAVLVVGAADLPAGGPWTPRRVPLLTDVTADPDPRIADELRHGDFDVAAFASSTAARSTAQLYGPLPPDLLVAAMGRRSAEACEAAGIRVDIVPTEPGVRPLAAAVADFVTASRAAAAS, encoded by the coding sequence GTGCACGCCGTGACGGACGGGCAAATCGCGGGTGAGGTCTGGCTGGTCGGGGCTGGGCCGGGTGATCCCGGGCTGTTGACCGTGCGTGGTCGTGAGCTGCTTGCGACCGCCGACGTGGTCGTGGTCGACCGGCTCGCCGCGGCCGTCCTGCTCGACGCCGCGCCGCCCGACGCGGAGATCATTCACGTCGGCAAGAGCCCGACCGCCCGCTCCTGGGCCCAGGAGAAGATCAACGCGGTCCTCGTCGACCGGGCCCGGGCCGGCGCCCGGGTCGTGCGGCTCAAGGGCGGCGATCCCTACGTCCTGGGCCGGGGCGGGGAGGAGGCCCAGGCCTGCGCCGAGGCTGGCGTGGCCTGCACCGTCGTCCCCGGCATCACCTCGGCGCTGGCCGTGCCGGCGCTGGCCGGCATTCCGGTCACCCACCGCGACCTGGCGCAGGAACTTGCCGTCGTCTCCGGTCACCTGCCGCCCGGCCACCCCGACTCGACCGTCGACTGGGCGGGACTGGCCGCCTCCCGGGCGACGATCGTCATCCTCATGGGGGTGGCGCGGCTGATGGACATCGCCGATGCCCTGCTCGCCGGCGGCCGCCCGGAGGTCACCCCGGTCGCGGTGATCGAGCGGGGCGCCACCCCGGCCCAGCGGGTCCTGCGCACCACGCTCGACGCCCTGGCCATCGACGCGATTGCCGCGGGTGTGCGCTCACCGGCGGTGATCGTGGTCGGCGAGGTCGCCGCCCGCAACGACGCCCCGGCCGTCGGTGCGGCGCCGCTCGCCGGCGTGCGCGTCCTGGTCGCCCGCACCCGGCCTCGCCCCGGCCTGCTGGCCCGCCGGCTGCGGCAGCTCGGCGCGGACGCGGTCGAGACCGTCGTGGCCCATCCCGCCCCGCCCGACGACGCCGGCGCGGCGTTGCTGGCGGCGCTGCCCGGGGCCGCGGGCCTCGTGCTCGCCGACCCGGACGAGGTCGCCGCGGTGGTCGCCCTGCTGCGCCGGGCGGGCACCGACGTGCGCGCACTGGCCGGGCTGACCCTGGTGGCCGCCCGCCCCGACGTCACCGACGCCCTCGACGCGCTGGGCCTGGCCGCCACCACACTCGACCAGCTCGGCCAGGCCGACCGGACCGACGCGGGCGCGGGCGACGCCGGCCGGGTCGCCCGTGCGGCGGGTGCCGGGCCGGCAGCGGCGGGCCGCCGGCCGGCCCCGGGGCCGGCGGTGCTCGTCGTCGGCGCGGCCGATCTGCCGGCGGGCGGCCCCTGGACTCCGCGCCGCGTGCCGCTGTTGACCGACGTGACCGCCGATCCCGATCCGCGGATCGCCGACGAGCTGCGGCACGGCGACTTCGACGTCGCGGCCTTCGCCTCCTCGACGGCTGCCCGCAGTACCGCCCAGCTGTACGGGCCGCTGCCCCCGGACCTGCTCGTCGCCGCGATGGGCCGGCGTAGCGCCGAGGCCTGCGAGGCCGCCGGCATCCGGGTGGACATCGTGCCGACCGAGCCGGGGGTGCGCCCGCTCGCCGCCGCCGTCGCCGACTTCGTCACCGCCAGCCGCGCCGCCGCGGCCTCCTGA
- the mqnC gene encoding cyclic dehypoxanthinyl futalosine synthase: MSLVDADGGTAVGRGDGADEIRSILDRAAEGGRISPEEALLLYTRAPLHALGTAADTVRRRRYPDGIATYIIDRNINYTNICVTACRFCAFYRAPKHAEGWVRDVDDLVTKCGEAVELGATQIMLQGGHNPDFGIEWYEQVFGAIKAAYPQLALHSLGASEVVHIARTSGLTFPEVITRLRDAGLDSFAGAGAEILTERPRHAIAPLKEPGHVWLSVMETAHTLGLESTATFMMGTGETNAERIEHLKMIRDVQDRTGGFRSFIPWTYQPENNHLGGRTQATTLEYLRLVAVARLFFDNIAHLQGSWLTTGKEVGQLTLHMGADDLGSVMLEENVVSSAGARHRTNRSELISLIRTAGRIPAQRDTLYRHLVVHRDPAQDPTDDRVASHFSSTALPLVSTT, from the coding sequence ATGAGCCTTGTGGATGCCGACGGCGGGACTGCGGTGGGTCGGGGCGACGGCGCCGACGAGATCCGGTCGATCCTGGACCGGGCCGCCGAGGGCGGCCGCATCTCGCCCGAGGAGGCGCTGCTTCTCTACACCCGAGCGCCGCTGCACGCGCTCGGCACGGCGGCGGACACGGTGCGTCGCCGCCGCTATCCCGACGGCATCGCCACCTACATCATCGACCGAAACATCAACTACACGAACATCTGCGTGACGGCCTGCCGGTTCTGCGCGTTCTACCGGGCGCCGAAGCACGCCGAGGGCTGGGTCCGCGACGTCGACGACCTCGTCACCAAGTGCGGTGAGGCCGTCGAGCTCGGGGCCACCCAGATCATGCTCCAGGGCGGCCACAACCCCGACTTCGGCATCGAGTGGTACGAGCAGGTGTTCGGCGCGATCAAGGCGGCCTACCCGCAGCTCGCCCTGCACTCGTTGGGCGCCAGCGAGGTCGTGCACATCGCCCGCACGTCCGGCCTGACGTTCCCCGAGGTCATCACCCGGCTGCGCGACGCGGGCCTGGACAGCTTCGCCGGCGCCGGCGCGGAGATCCTCACCGAGCGCCCCCGGCACGCCATCGCCCCGCTCAAGGAGCCCGGTCACGTCTGGCTGTCGGTGATGGAGACCGCGCACACCCTCGGCCTCGAATCGACCGCGACCTTCATGATGGGCACCGGCGAGACGAACGCCGAGCGCATCGAGCACCTGAAGATGATCCGGGACGTGCAGGACCGCACCGGCGGTTTCCGCTCGTTCATCCCGTGGACCTACCAGCCGGAGAACAACCACCTCGGCGGGCGGACCCAGGCCACGACGCTGGAGTACCTGCGCCTCGTCGCCGTCGCCCGGCTGTTCTTCGACAACATCGCCCACCTGCAGGGCTCGTGGCTGACGACCGGCAAGGAGGTCGGCCAGCTCACCCTGCACATGGGCGCCGACGACCTCGGCTCGGTGATGTTGGAGGAGAACGTCGTCTCCTCGGCGGGCGCCCGCCACCGGACCAACCGTTCCGAACTGATCAGCCTGATCCGCACGGCCGGCCGCATCCCCGCGCAGCGCGACACCCTCTACCGTCACCTCGTCGTCCACCGCGACCCGGCCCAGGACCCGACCGACGACCGCGTCGCCTCCCACTTCTCCTCCACCGCACTCCCCCTCGTCTCGACCACCTGA